A DNA window from Novipirellula aureliae contains the following coding sequences:
- a CDS encoding NTP/NDP exchange transporter has product MTKTPPTNPRFLSRWAIDISANERASVAWAFAWFFCILLSYFMLRPIRDAMGIEGGTKQLPHLFLMTFLAMLVAVPIYSALVSRLPRRWLVRTVYHFFAICLLMFWGMMQFESDWLIIWTARVVFIWINVFALFATSVFWSVLADLFASQQGKRLFGLIAAGGTSGAITGSLLTTFAAPYLETRSLLLVSAVLIEIGLACAWRLEKNAPRLAAANPIQWEDPLPGKPSGTRGGILSGIAEVGKSSYLAMICLFLLFVQLLGTQLYFQQAHIVEGSIDSTADRIQLFASLDLGSQLFTLVMQTVVAGIVLRKLGTQFALVLLPIVYIVGFLLLARDPSLGVLVVLVVVSRGCGYGITVPAREVLFTVVSKEQKYKSKNFIDTVVLRGGDAIAGQVFRGLQGIGVSLSALNYYAIPVAAIWGLVAWRLGKRQEKLARRRRTSS; this is encoded by the coding sequence ATGACAAAAACCCCGCCCACAAATCCCAGGTTCCTATCGCGTTGGGCCATTGATATCTCGGCGAATGAGCGAGCGTCGGTGGCGTGGGCGTTCGCATGGTTCTTCTGTATTCTCTTGAGCTACTTTATGCTTCGTCCGATTCGCGATGCGATGGGAATTGAAGGTGGCACGAAGCAACTTCCGCATCTATTCTTGATGACGTTCTTGGCGATGTTAGTCGCTGTACCAATCTATTCGGCATTGGTTAGTCGTTTGCCGCGCCGGTGGCTTGTGCGCACCGTCTATCACTTCTTTGCCATCTGTCTGCTGATGTTTTGGGGGATGATGCAATTTGAATCCGATTGGCTGATCATTTGGACGGCTCGAGTCGTCTTTATTTGGATCAACGTTTTTGCGTTGTTCGCCACCAGTGTCTTTTGGAGTGTCCTAGCCGATCTGTTCGCGAGCCAACAAGGCAAACGCTTGTTCGGATTGATTGCCGCTGGAGGGACCAGTGGAGCGATTACCGGATCGCTACTGACAACGTTTGCAGCGCCCTATCTAGAGACCCGTTCGCTTCTACTCGTTTCTGCTGTTCTAATAGAGATTGGACTCGCCTGCGCGTGGAGATTGGAAAAAAATGCGCCAAGGTTAGCCGCTGCGAACCCGATTCAATGGGAAGATCCGTTGCCCGGTAAACCGAGTGGAACAAGAGGTGGCATACTGAGCGGCATTGCGGAAGTCGGTAAATCATCCTACCTAGCCATGATCTGCTTGTTCTTGCTTTTCGTTCAGCTATTGGGAACGCAACTCTATTTCCAACAAGCTCACATCGTGGAAGGCTCGATCGATTCGACCGCAGATCGAATCCAGCTATTTGCCTCACTCGATTTAGGATCGCAACTCTTCACGTTGGTAATGCAGACCGTGGTAGCGGGCATCGTCCTACGCAAACTTGGGACCCAGTTTGCCTTGGTTTTGCTACCGATTGTCTACATCGTCGGATTCCTACTGCTTGCACGCGATCCATCACTGGGCGTTTTGGTGGTGCTCGTGGTCGTCTCGCGAGGTTGTGGTTATGGAATTACCGTGCCAGCGCGTGAGGTCCTGTTTACGGTCGTTAGCAAGGAACAGAAATACAAATCAAAGAACTTTATCGACACGGTCGTCCTGCGCGGTGGCGATGCGATTGCAGGCCAAGTTTTCCGCGGTCTGCAAGGGATAGGCGTAAGCTTGTCGGCTCTCAACTACTATGCAAT